One Pyrus communis chromosome 4, drPyrComm1.1, whole genome shotgun sequence genomic region harbors:
- the LOC137731548 gene encoding RAN GTPase-activating protein 2-like → MDATTLNSERRPFSIKLWPPSQNTRKVLVERMINNLSSKSLFTEKYGCLSKEEAEENAKRIEDVAFATADQNYENEPDGDGSSAVQLYARECSKLLLEVLKKGPRSKEDGKVTSGTTPTETLFDISKAQRAFIEAEEAEELLKSLKEPGNTYTKICFSNRSFGLGAAHVAEPILVSLKNQLKEVDLSDFIAGRPEAEALEIMNIFAAALEGSVLKYLNLSNNALGEKGVRAFGALLKSQSDLEELYLMNDGISEEAARAVCELIPSTEKLRVLHFHNNMTGDEGAIAIAEVVKRSPLLNNFRCSSTRVGSEGGVALSEALGTCTHLEKLDLRDNMFGVEGGVALSKALSKHDNLTEIYLSYLNLEDEGAVAIANVLKESAPALEVLDIAGNDITAKAAPAIAACIAAKPHLAKLNLGENSLKDEGTIQISKVLEGHAELQEVDFNTNQIRRAGARALAQAVVQKPGFKLLNINANFISDEGIDELKDAFKKTPDMLGSLDENDPEGEDDDDEDEDEDDDKESGEGEGNEDELESKLKNLEVGQEE, encoded by the coding sequence ATGGATGCCACAACTCTGAATTCAGAACGCCGTCCATTTTCAATTAAACTATGGCCTCCTAGCCAAAATACAAGGAAAGTGCTTGTGGAGCGGATGATAAACAATCTTAGTTCTAAATCCCTTTTCACTGAGAAGTATGGCTGTCTGAGTAAGGAAGAGGCTGAGGAAAATGCAAAACGAATTGAGGATGTCGCTTTTGCTACTGCAGATCAAAACTATGAAAATGAACCTGATGGGGATGGAAGTTCTGCAGTGCAGCTTTATGCCCGGGAATGCAGTAAGCTCCTGCTTGAAGTTCTCAAAAAAGGACCTAGAAGCAAGGAGGATGGAAAAGTGACATCTGGTACCACACCCACTGAGACCTTGTTTGATATATCGAAGGCCCAACGGGCTTTTATAGAGGCTGAGGAAGCTGAGGAGCTTTTGAAGTCACTGAAGGAGCCAGGGAACACTTACACCAAAATATGCTTCAGCAATAGAAGCTTTGGTCTCGGAGCAGCCCATGTTGCTGAGCCCATATTGGTTTCTCTTAAGAACCAGTTGAAAGAAGTTGACCTTTCAGATTTTATAGCAGGAAGACCGGAGGCAGAAGCTCTTGAAATCATGAATATATTTGCCGCTGCCTTAGAAGGTAGTGTTTTGAAGTATTTGAATCTCTCCAACAATGCCTTGGGTGAGAAAGGTGTTCGGGCTTTTGGGGCACTCCTGAAATCACAAAGTGACTTGGAGGAACTCTATTTGATGAATGATGGCATTTCAGAAGAAGCTGCTCGAGCAGTTTGTGAGTTGATTCCTTCCACAGAGAAGCTTAGAGTCCTCCATTTTCATAATAATATGACAGGAGATGAGGGGGCAATTGCTATTGCTGAGGTTGTCAAGCGTTCTCCCCTATTGAACAATTTCCGTTGCTCCTCCACGAGGGTTGGCTCTGAGGGAGGAGTTGCCTTATCTGAAGCACTTGGGACTTGTACCCATTTGGAAAAGCTGGACTTGCGGGACAACATGTTTGGTGTAGAAGGTGGAGTCGCATTGAGTAAAGCTCTTTCCAAGCATGACAATTTGACAGAGATTTACCTTAGTTACTTGAACCTAGAAGATGAGGGTGCAGTTGCAATTGCCAATGTTCTCAAGGAATCAGCTCCTGCACTTGAAGTCCTTGACATTGCTGGAAACGACATAACAGCTAAAGCTGCTCCTGCTATAGCAGCTTGTATAGCAGCCAAACCACATCTGGCCAAGCTGAATTTAGGTGAGAACAGCCTTAAGGATGAAGGCACTATTCAGATCAGCAAGGTGTTGGAGGGCCATGCGGAGTTGCAGGAAGTTGATTTCAACACCAACCAAATCAGAAGAGCAGGGGCTCGTGCTTTGGCGCAGGCTGTGGTTCAGAAGCCCGGTTTTAAGTTGCTCAACATCAATGCAAATTTCATTTCTGATGAGGGCATTGATGAGCTGAAGGATGCATTCAAGAAAACTCCCGACATGCTTGGATCTTTGGACGAGAATGACCCTGAAGGAGAAGATGACgacgatgaagatgaagatgaagatgacgaCAAAGAATCTGGAGAGGGCGAAGGCAATGAAGACGAATTGGAATCAAAACTGAAAAACCTTGAAGTTGGCCAAGAGGAATAG